From Dehalococcoidia bacterium, one genomic window encodes:
- a CDS encoding thiolase — protein KVSSKKAFDEAQVTHADIDHVMIYDAFAHLPIFALEDTGFCKRGEAGPFIEAGHTSPGGRLPVNTSGGGLCYTHSGMYGMHMMQEAMRQLRGTAFRQVPNIKTSFLQGIGGMFGGFGSLIWTNEPPH, from the coding sequence CAAGGTCTCGAGCAAGAAGGCCTTCGACGAGGCGCAGGTGACGCACGCCGACATCGACCACGTCATGATCTATGACGCCTTCGCGCACCTGCCCATCTTCGCCCTCGAAGACACGGGCTTCTGCAAGCGAGGCGAGGCGGGGCCGTTCATCGAGGCCGGGCACACCTCTCCCGGCGGACGCCTGCCCGTCAACACCTCCGGAGGCGGGCTCTGCTACACGCACTCCGGGATGTACGGGATGCACATGATGCAGGAGGCCATGAGGCAACTACGCGGCACCGCTTTCCGCCAGGTCCCGAACATCAAGACCTCGTTCCTCCAGGGTATCGGCGGCATGTTCGGCGGCTTCGGCTCGCTCATCTGGACGAACGAGCCGCCGCACTAG